One window of Toxotes jaculatrix isolate fToxJac2 chromosome 19, fToxJac2.pri, whole genome shotgun sequence genomic DNA carries:
- the mrpl19 gene encoding 39S ribosomal protein L19, mitochondrial — protein sequence MAACTKGLDKFILSLRLLRNLQLQNERFLSTSLCRPAPANKNEPPKFTPPPKPVIIDKTQAAASLRKFLSPEFIPPRQRTDPFKFFIERKDMIRRRKVLNIPEFYVGSILAVTMADPNASGKTNRFVGICIQRGGKGLGATFILRNVIDSQGVEICYELYSPRIRNIEVLKLEKRLDDNLMYLRDALPEYSTVDMEMKPVPFSVSGEVPVNKIKVRMLPKPWSKRWERPKFNIQGIRFDLCLTSEQMEHAQKWAQPWQEYDMLKEYDTSKLEEQILSEVQQGMSK from the exons ATGGCAGCCTGCACCAAAGGGCTCGACAAGTTTATCCTTTCGCTGAGGTTGTTACGAAACCTCCAGCTGCAAAATGAAC GCTTTTTGTCCACGTCTCTGTGTCGACCTGCTCCGGCGAATAAGAACGAGCCACCCAAATTCACTCCTCCACCGAAACCTGTCATCATAGATAAAACACAAGCTGCAGCATCTCTGCGAAA GTTTCTGAGCCCAGAGTTCATCCCTCCAAGACAGAGAACAGATCCTTTCAAGTTTTTCATTGAGAGGAAAGACATGATCCGCAGGAGGAAAGTGCTCAACATCCCTGAATTCTACGTAG GGAGTATCCTGGCAGTGACCATGGCTGATCCTAATGCCAGTGGGAAAACTAACCGCTTTGTTGGAATCTGTATCCAGAGGGGTGGAAAAGGGTTAGGAGCCACATTTATCCTAAGGAATGTCATTGATAGCCAAG GTGTGGAGATTTGCTATGAGCTGTATAGTCCTCGTATCCGGAATATTGAGGTGCTGAAGCTGGAAAAAAGGCTGGATGACAACCTGATGTATCTAAGAGATGCTCTTCCTGAGtacagcactgtggacatggaAATGAAGCCTGTGCCCTTCTCCGTTTCTGGAGAGGTGCCTGTCAACAAG ATCAAAGTAAGGATGCTCCCAAAACCATGGTCGAAACGCTGGGAACGACCCAAGTTCAATATCCAGGGCATCCGCTTCGACCTGTGCCTGACCTCAGAGCAAATGGAGCACGCCCAGAAGTGGGCACAGCCTTGGCAGGAGTACGACATGCTGAAGGAGTATGACACGTCCAAGTTGGAAGAGCAGATCCTCAGTGAGGTCCAGCAGGGGATGAGCAAGTGA